A segment of the Entomomonas moraniae genome:
AGCCATTGGCATGACTTGGCCGTTTGTGTTGACAGAGCGTAGGTAGCGCAGTTGATCTGTTTTGGTGTCTAGCTGGTAACAATCAATTGAGCTATCATCGGCACAGCTTACGTAAACATATGTTGACATATTATGTGTGGGTAGTGGGTGGGTCATGTCTTTCTCCTAATGCGCTCAATTGATTGTGTCGAGGGTTAACGCTTTATAAAATCATTTGTCGTCTGGCATTGCTGCCGCGAAATTGCCCCCTTGGAATTTGTAAAGCGCATGGTCTGGGTCGGTATCAGGTAGTTTAGCTAGTACTATTTCTCTGTAGTGGCCGGCATTGTCTTTAGGTGCATAGCCTAGGAAACTTGCTTTGCTGTTATCCCAGTATTGTTGATCGTTATTTGAAGCGCCATAGATGACAGCGAAGCCAACGCGTGGCGTGGTTAGGCTTTTAACAATGAGTTGGGTTAGGTCGTCAAACGATAACCAAGTGGCTAGCATACGGCGATCGGTAGGTTCTGCATAGCAGGAGCCAATGCGGATATTGACAGACTCTATTTTGAATTTATCGTAATAGTAGCTACCTAAGTCTTCAACAAAGCATTTGCTTAGGCCGTAAAAACTATCTGGGCGGTGCATTGCTTCAGTGTCTATTACTTCGGTTGATTTATAAAAGCCAATGGCATGGTTTGAGCTGGCGTATATAACGCGTTTAACGCCTTGTTTGCGAGCAGCCTCGTATATATTATGGCTGCCGACAATGTTGGAGTGTACGATGGAGTGGAAATCACTTTCTACAGGAATACCGCCAAAGTGGATAATCATGTCTACATCTTTTACCATCGATAAAACGGCATCAAAATCAGCTAGATCGCATTGAACGATTTCTTCGTGTGGCGCTGCTTTTCCCATAGCATTGATATCGGATAGTCGTAATATATCTGCATAGTCTCTTAAATTATTACGTAGTACTGTACCTAGCGCACCTGCTGCGCCTGTAATTAGTAATCGCTTAAATTGCTTCGCCATAATAAACTCCTATAATTTTTAAAAAAAATCATATGGTTAAGTTGTGATTAGCTCAATTATAAAACCTAATGTTATTGGTGGTTGGTTCATTAAACATTGTACAGGCTCAGTAATACGCGCTGTTTCAACACAAACCATTGTTTTGTAACCATCTGCGTCCATGTCATGTATCAGTTGGCATTTTTTATGCCACGGATTCCATACAACGAGATCAGATGCATTCAAATGATTAATGTGAATAGAGTGATGTATATCGTTTATTATTGTCATGGGATCAGGTGAAGTATAGATACGATCAACCATTTCATTAATAGTTAGTTGACCCTCTTTTTGCGGTATTTTACCGGTTATAAAGCGCTCTTGATAATCCACCCCTAGGCCGGTAATTAGAATATTTGAAATATTAGACACATTAAAGTAGCTGTGTAGCGCCGAAGTGACCATTAGGTTTTCAGCTTGCATTTGTAATTGTAAACCGCAAGAGTCTGAGCTTAGTTCAAGTGTAAGCTCTAAAGAAAAAGACTGGCCAATATAGTGATTAGTTTCATCTGAATTTGTTAGTTGTAATTTTAGTCTTACGCCGTCATCTTCCTCTTTAGTTTCAATTAGTTTCCAATCGAGTAACCTTGCGAAACCGTGGAAAGGCTCACCAAAATCTGCAAAATTCGGCCAGCAAATAGGAACGCCACCACGGATGGGGTTATGTTTAGTGAAAAGCGTCTTTTCACTTAACCAAATGACTCTGGTATTAGCTTGCGTTGGTTGCCAATGAAGTAGTTGCGCTCCTTGCAATGAAATAATGGCTTCACACGCTTTGTGTTTAACAACGAGTAAGCTTAGTTCTCCAAAAGTTACCAATGATAAAGCAGAACTAATTTGTTGCTTTATGGGTGAGTTTAAAATTTGCTCGATAAGCAATTTCTATCTCCTTAAATCAAAATAATGATCGTTGATAACTCCTCGGTACTACACAGTCTTTGGGGACTGTTTGGGTGTTTGTAGTATTGTCCACACGGCTACTACGGCCAAAAGATCTAAGATAGATAAGATAACAAATAAAGGGCTAAAGCCGATGGTATCAGCCAACGCGCCAACAATTAATGCAAAAATAGTGCTTGCTAGC
Coding sequences within it:
- a CDS encoding NAD-dependent epimerase/dehydratase family protein, giving the protein MAKQFKRLLITGAAGALGTVLRNNLRDYADILRLSDINAMGKAAPHEEIVQCDLADFDAVLSMVKDVDMIIHFGGIPVESDFHSIVHSNIVGSHNIYEAARKQGVKRVIYASSNHAIGFYKSTEVIDTEAMHRPDSFYGLSKCFVEDLGSYYYDKFKIESVNIRIGSCYAEPTDRRMLATWLSFDDLTQLIVKSLTTPRVGFAVIYGASNNDQQYWDNSKASFLGYAPKDNAGHYREIVLAKLPDTDPDHALYKFQGGNFAAAMPDDK
- a CDS encoding D-hexose-6-phosphate mutarotase, with translation MLIEQILNSPIKQQISSALSLVTFGELSLLVVKHKACEAIISLQGAQLLHWQPTQANTRVIWLSEKTLFTKHNPIRGGVPICWPNFADFGEPFHGFARLLDWKLIETKEEDDGVRLKLQLTNSDETNHYIGQSFSLELTLELSSDSCGLQLQMQAENLMVTSALHSYFNVSNISNILITGLGVDYQERFITGKIPQKEGQLTINEMVDRIYTSPDPMTIINDIHHSIHINHLNASDLVVWNPWHKKCQLIHDMDADGYKTMVCVETARITEPVQCLMNQPPITLGFIIELITT